TAAAGCCCAGGCTGGACTGTTCCGTCTCAAACTTGAAGCCCACAGGGTCCACGGCGTCATGGTAAGTGGGAAAAGGCGTGATGACAATATCCCCTATCTTGAAAGACTGCCCTTTCTCAAAATAAGTCCAGGGAGCTTCCGGAGCCTTTTCCTGGACGCACAGGGCGGTATGGCGCGTGGCGTACACGCGCACGGCGTGCTTTCTGGTAAACTGGTGCACGCCCTTCATGTGGTCGGCGTGTTCGTGAGTAAGCAGAATGGCATCAAGATCATCCGGCTCCACTCCAGCATATCTCATTCTTTCCCTGAGTCTTGCGGCGCTGAATCCGGCATCCACCAGCAGCACGGTATCCCCCGTTTTCACAATGGTGGCATTTCCTCCGCTGCCGCTGCCCAACACGCAAAACTGCATCATGGGCGGAAATATAATCTTCCCCCGCGGGCGGGGCAAGACCGGATCAATGCTTTTTTTCCGGCATTCATGCAAGAAAAGAATGACTTTCTCCAGTACAGGGTTGACATTTCAAGTGCATTAAAGTGTATTGAAAGCACTACGTAGTGTACTTGCAGGCGATGAGCAGTGTATCAGACAACCTATTTGGTGCATACACGCACAAGCTTGACCCCAAAAACCGGATTGCGATTCCGACAGAATGGAGGCCAAGCGAAGGCTGTGCCCTGCTCCTGTTATCCGGACGGCGCCTTGACCTGCCGACGGTGAAAGTCTATACCCGGGACAAATTCCTGCAACTCATTGAAAAAATCAAATCTGCGCCAGGCTACAGTGAAGCGCAGATCGACCTGTTCATCGGCAAACTATACGCAAATTGCGTGGAAGCCATCATCAACGCCCAGGGCAAGCTGCTGATTCCCAAACCTATGTGTGAGCATGCACAACTGAGTTCCGCAGTGCGCCTTGCCGGCCGCGGCGGCTATTTCGAATTATGGGAACCCTCAACCTATGAAGAAGTCGCCCTGCGCGAAAACGCCAGCATTTCTGACATTAACCAATCCTTCGGCATTTTCTGATCTCCTCTCATGCCTCCAGATCCGTCTACACAGTCCGTGCACCAGGCAGACCCGTTCGCAACGCTTGCGCTGCGCCCGGGCTGGCTTGTCTCCCGCCTGGGCATTGCCGCCAGGACCGGACTGGATGCGGAAGTCACAGCGTATTCCATCGTTTTCTGGCTGCATGACGCCCTGCCGGCACAGGACATGATCGCCTGGCAGGAGCAGAAGGCCCGCATCACCGCGGAAATGGCCCTGGCCGGCCAGAAGGGCGCCTACGGCAAGCTGGGCGCATTGTCCTCCGACCTGAACCGGGCCTTTGAGGACCATGTTGAGCTTTCTTTACGCGCGGGCGCGGGCGCCCATATCCGCACGGAGGCCGTCCAGGCGCTCGCGGACGGTATCTCGGCCAGCACGGCCTGCCGCCTGCTGGCCTGGAGCATTTGCCGCAACCACGTCCACGTAATCGCGGAGCTGACCGGAGAAATGGGAGTGGATGAACTGGTCTGCTCCTGGAAGGCCCTGGCCCCCGCCGTGAACTGGGAAAGCGCGTACCACGCGGAAGCCCTGAAAGCGCCGGAAGTCGGCGCCAGACTGGATGAACTGGCAGCGGAAATCGGCGAAGCGGAAACCGTGGCCGCCCCCGCTCCGCAGGAAGGGGAGGAAGGCTCCGCCGGGAACTTCCGC
This genomic stretch from Akkermansia biwaensis harbors:
- a CDS encoding MBL fold metallo-hydrolase, whose translation is MMQFCVLGSGSGGNATIVKTGDTVLLVDAGFSAARLRERMRYAGVEPDDLDAILLTHEHADHMKGVHQFTRKHAVRVYATRHTALCVQEKAPEAPWTYFEKGQSFKIGDIVITPFPTYHDAVDPVGFKFETEQSSLGFISDTGQAPGCVAEYLSMVDSLVVESNYDPEMLAATPKRPWPLKQRIASGHGHLSNEQACDLLRRVAHNALKNVVLAHLSAESNSPALAESLMRATLHDMGLGSTSLFCAMQDSSLPWIRVC
- a CDS encoding division/cell wall cluster transcriptional repressor MraZ — protein: MSSVSDNLFGAYTHKLDPKNRIAIPTEWRPSEGCALLLLSGRRLDLPTVKVYTRDKFLQLIEKIKSAPGYSEAQIDLFIGKLYANCVEAIINAQGKLLIPKPMCEHAQLSSAVRLAGRGGYFELWEPSTYEEVALRENASISDINQSFGIF